One Chiloscyllium plagiosum isolate BGI_BamShark_2017 chromosome 34, ASM401019v2, whole genome shotgun sequence genomic window carries:
- the LOC122540332 gene encoding C-type natriuretic peptide prohormone-like produces MSTNTVYYWRLLLLFLIQVQARPRLQNNLETLSKLLEGEVERYLLQEALEDGTDGTSPVGTSLHLQNGQRTWDENLQDLGSQHRVPDGSLIQLLSDIANSPLRLKTRSKKGSTGGCFGVKLDRIGAMSDLGC; encoded by the exons ATGAGCACCAACACAGTTTACTACTGGAGACTCCTGCTACTCTTCCTTATCCAAGTTCAAGCCAGACCCAgactacagaacaacctcgag ACTTTGTCCAAACTgttggagggagaggttgagcGCTATCTGTTACAAGAAGCTTTGGAGGACGGAACAGACGGGACATCTCCCGTTGGCACCTCACTCCACCTGCAAAATGGCCAGCGTACCTGGGACGAGAACTTGCAGGACCTCGGAAGCCAACACAGGGTTCCTGATGGTTCCCTTATACAACTCCTCAGTGACATTGCCAACAGTCCCTTGAGATTAAAGACGAGAAGCAAGAAGGGGTCAACAGGAGGATGTTTTGGAGTGAAATTGGATAGAATTGGCGCAATGAGTGACTTGGGATGCTGA